In Flavobacterium sp. CS20, a single window of DNA contains:
- a CDS encoding RHS repeat-associated core domain-containing protein: MVKEAGMYYMEINQVYHSNRSLKLNTTSSNNFAHGYAGDLQHVEVFYFHSDHLGSSNYVSNYDGDISQHAEYLPFGELLTDEHLNSHNTRYKYNGKEFDQETGNYYYGVRYYNPKTSLWLSVDPLAHEYPLISPYAYVANNPINAIDPDGRKIIFINGKLGGGSPSGGKAYWNNSFVQGAKDYLYDDKAYFVNTDYSYFSSASGRTNQGYEWAKNNYETLIEGMSEGEVFNMVSHSMGGAYSKGVEKYLEEKGWEVQTNVMINTFQVDDIEVGDNDATYNIDYQNTDDPVLFWFDTNLGYGELENANATIREESGEETTSFKHRVR, from the coding sequence ATGGTAAAAGAAGCGGGTATGTATTATATGGAGATAAATCAGGTTTATCACTCTAATCGGAGTTTAAAACTTAACACAACAAGTTCAAATAATTTTGCTCACGGCTATGCCGGCGACCTGCAACATGTAGAAGTGTTTTATTTTCACAGTGACCATCTCGGTTCTTCAAATTATGTATCAAATTACGATGGGGACATCAGCCAACACGCCGAATATTTGCCATTTGGTGAGCTCCTCACCGATGAACACCTCAATTCCCACAATACCCGTTACAAATACAACGGCAAAGAATTTGACCAGGAAACGGGCAACTATTATTACGGCGTCCGCTATTATAACCCCAAAACCAGTTTATGGCTGAGTGTCGATCCTCTCGCACACGAATATCCATTAATATCACCATATGCATATGTGGCTAACAATCCAATAAATGCAATTGATCCTGATGGTAGAAAAATTATATTCATTAATGGTAAGCTAGGAGGCGGTTCACCTTCAGGAGGTAAAGCCTATTGGAACAATAGTTTTGTACAAGGAGCTAAAGACTATTTGTATGATGATAAAGCTTATTTTGTAAATACTGATTATAGCTACTTTTCATCTGCAAGTGGTAGAACAAACCAAGGTTATGAGTGGGCAAAAAATAACTATGAAACTTTAATTGAAGGAATGTCTGAGGGTGAAGTTTTTAATATGGTATCACATAGTATGGGTGGAGCCTATTCAAAAGGAGTAGAGAAATATTTAGAAGAGAAAGGCTGGGAGGTTCAGACTAATGTAATGATTAACACCTTCCAAGTTGATGATATTGAAGTAGGTGATAATGATGCTACTTATAATATTGATTATCAAAATACAGATGACCCTGTTTTGTTTTGGTTTGATACAAATTTAGGTTATGGGGAATTAGAAAATGCAAATGCTACTATTAGAGAGGAATCAGGAGAAGAAACTACATCTTTTAAACACAGAGTCCGATAG
- a CDS encoding toprim domain-containing protein → MRNQNHEITGLYFRSTLANKDQRHFYLRDRSGLYPSYPKPETQKLILTESIIDATSLLQQEEIKSKYEILSLYGTNGLTEEHQTAIRKLKHLTEIIFFLNGDEPGNKAVAKYAPMLKGEYPNLKITSATVPKNEDVNSLLQGHSPEILTHLIETRKEVDFILSNGGEPPQADIFLSNENQMKEKSTITEEPEPTESKAPITGLDTNNPYNLKYKGNEAAYQIKGFRTDQPDSLKTTVQTIAEASEDYIKTRPTNTSKWKAPANS, encoded by the coding sequence TTGAGAAACCAAAACCACGAAATCACAGGCTTATACTTTAGAAGCACTTTAGCCAACAAAGACCAACGGCACTTTTATTTACGGGACAGGAGCGGACTATATCCAAGCTATCCCAAACCTGAAACCCAAAAGCTGATATTGACCGAAAGCATCATTGATGCGACTTCACTATTGCAACAGGAAGAAATCAAAAGCAAGTATGAAATCCTCTCACTCTACGGAACCAACGGACTAACAGAAGAACACCAAACAGCCATCCGAAAACTGAAACACCTAACGGAAATCATCTTCTTTTTAAACGGTGATGAACCGGGAAACAAAGCAGTAGCCAAATATGCCCCAATGCTTAAAGGAGAATATCCCAACCTAAAAATTACAAGTGCGACAGTTCCGAAAAACGAAGATGTAAACAGCCTTTTGCAAGGCCACAGCCCCGAAATATTAACCCACTTAATAGAAACAAGAAAAGAAGTAGATTTTATTCTTTCAAATGGCGGTGAGCCACCGCAGGCAGATATTTTTCTTTCAAATGAAAATCAAATGAAAGAAAAAAGTACAATAACTGAAGAACCAGAACCAACCGAATCCAAAGCACCGATAACCGGACTTGACACCAACAACCCCTACAATCTCAAATACAAAGGCAATGAAGCCGCTTACCAAATCAAAGGCTTTAGGACAGACCAGCCGGACAGCCTGAAAACCACGGTACAGACCATAGCAGAAGCAAGCGAAGATTACATTAAAACTCGACCTACGAATACAAGCAAGTGGAAAGCTCCTGCAAACTCATAG
- a CDS encoding tyrosine-type recombinase/integrase, whose protein sequence is MSEERTVLDQDEIKELYQATETAQERAILSLAYGCGLRVGELVKCNIEDIRLREKILIVPQGKGNKRRVVPMSNGVGKDLANYYYNERDELTKGRDYKPNQNAFILHSRGGRMNKDTYNKHLKKLIERTGNLEMKEKQITVHSLRHSIATHLLEQGIAVEQVRMFLGHSQLETTQIYTHISKEQLKELVK, encoded by the coding sequence ATCAGTGAAGAAAGAACCGTATTAGACCAGGACGAAATCAAAGAACTTTACCAAGCCACAGAAACAGCACAGGAACGAGCTATTTTAAGTTTAGCCTACGGATGCGGATTAAGAGTTGGAGAGTTGGTAAAATGCAATATTGAGGACATTAGATTAAGAGAAAAAATATTGATAGTGCCACAAGGCAAAGGCAATAAAAGAAGAGTGGTTCCAATGAGCAATGGAGTAGGCAAAGACTTGGCAAACTATTATTACAACGAAAGGGACGAGCTGACCAAAGGACGGGATTACAAGCCCAATCAAAACGCATTTATCTTGCACTCCAGAGGTGGAAGAATGAACAAAGACACCTACAACAAGCACTTAAAAAAACTGATAGAAAGAACCGGAAACCTTGAAATGAAAGAAAAACAAATCACTGTTCACAGTCTCAGGCACTCGATAGCCACGCATCTTTTAGAACAAGGAATAGCAGTAGAACAAGTCAGAATGTTTTTAGGACACTCACAGCTTGAAACCACCCAAATCTATACCCACATCAGTAAAGAACAATTAAAAGAGTTGGTAAAATGA
- a CDS encoding SymE family type I addiction module toxin yields the protein MEINEIKQRHTVAGKHTKTIKLQPKHRELSDGQKTIPWLTVSGKWLEELGFKIGETVRITTREKSLIIEPLEGEAKEQEEYKTALQEVKQTLKKLSQ from the coding sequence ATGGAGATAAACGAGATAAAACAACGGCATACAGTGGCAGGCAAACACACGAAAACAATCAAGCTCCAACCCAAGCACCGGGAGTTGTCAGACGGTCAAAAAACAATACCATGGCTTACAGTGTCAGGAAAGTGGTTAGAGGAGTTGGGTTTTAAAATTGGCGAAACAGTACGCATCACCACACGGGAAAAGTCGCTGATCATTGAACCACTGGAAGGAGAAGCCAAAGAACAGGAGGAATACAAAACCGCCCTGCAGGAAGTAAAACAAACCCTTAAAAAGCTAAGTCAATGA
- a CDS encoding site-specific integrase, translated as MIISLLIYQALAVLEISQLKTTDIDLENGIIRIKGNVKNKGRTLSLKPNQILLFHNYLKHDYKRYHRRQKPSKRKDYFLLNDEGLQLWQSGINRMINKERDQQEKLIPLKIRQSVIAHLLKENNDVRIVQEFAGHRRATSRSLQTNRIRRT; from the coding sequence ATCATCATTAGTTTACTCATTTACCAAGCCTTGGCAGTCCTTGAAATCTCCCAACTCAAAACAACCGATATCGACCTTGAAAACGGAATCATCAGAATAAAAGGAAATGTAAAGAACAAAGGCAGAACACTAAGTTTAAAACCCAATCAAATACTACTGTTCCACAACTATTTAAAGCACGATTACAAACGCTATCACCGCAGACAAAAGCCAAGTAAACGAAAGGATTATTTTTTGCTCAATGATGAAGGATTACAGCTTTGGCAAAGTGGCATCAACCGAATGATAAACAAAGAAAGAGACCAACAAGAAAAGTTAATCCCACTCAAAATAAGACAGTCCGTAATCGCTCATTTGCTCAAAGAAAACAATGACGTTAGAATAGTCCAGGAATTTGCAGGACACAGACGGGCGACCAGCAGAAGCCTACAAACAAACAGGATTAGAAGAACTTAA
- a CDS encoding type II toxin-antitoxin system RelE/ParE family toxin → MSYSIIPTHRFEKELKRLAKKFPSLKNEFAELIAEISENPEAGTFIGNNCYKIRLAIASKGKGKRGGARVVTHLHSYRNSLPAYHLRQGRKTDLKPNELKEMIENLELD, encoded by the coding sequence ATGAGTTATAGCATTATTCCTACCCACCGTTTTGAAAAAGAACTAAAGCGATTAGCCAAAAAATTCCCTTCGCTTAAAAATGAATTTGCTGAACTGATTGCAGAGATTTCTGAAAACCCAGAAGCTGGCACTTTTATTGGCAATAACTGCTATAAAATCCGTCTGGCTATTGCTTCAAAGGGTAAAGGCAAAAGAGGCGGGGCAAGGGTGGTTACCCACTTACATAGCTACCGAAACAGTTTACCTGCTTACCATTTACGACAAGGGAGAAAAACCGACCTAAAGCCTAACGAACTTAAAGAAATGATTGAAAATTTGGAACTTGACTAA
- a CDS encoding RHS repeat-associated core domain-containing protein: MLFRYYNPKTSLWLSVDPLATRGPQYSPYSAFFNNPIIFTDPDGRWTIYGKDGGYLGDDGKYEKGKDLAFTGTATYDNKGNITGYENLSQFTDNHTQFQTISNIVKHEGVTNDANEYLWVAHTANNAANASGKSLYSKLMSGYSSVGKADKTALSISDNSTTAKYARAGVIDVMSGGADPTGGATLWDGTDFLAWGLKSPNGTPQNKFEEYKSISISGDIYSDFLNSQLSKYTSGKVRYSGTYYNLPADVFTDKASWNKEGNFFFNTEKSDRMD, encoded by the coding sequence ATGCTATTTCGCTATTATAACCCCAAAACCAGTTTATGGTTGAGTGTTGACCCGCTTGCGACGAGAGGACCGCAATACTCGCCTTACTCTGCATTCTTCAATAATCCAATCATTTTTACAGACCCTGACGGAAGATGGACTATTTATGGTAAAGATGGAGGATATTTAGGTGATGATGGAAAATATGAAAAGGGGAAAGATTTAGCTTTTACCGGTACTGCTACTTACGATAACAAAGGCAATATTACAGGCTATGAAAACCTATCACAGTTCACTGATAATCATACACAGTTTCAAACTATATCAAACATTGTAAAACACGAGGGGGTTACCAATGATGCTAACGAATATCTTTGGGTTGCTCATACTGCAAATAATGCAGCAAATGCGAGTGGCAAATCTCTATACAGCAAATTAATGTCGGGATATTCCTCTGTTGGTAAAGCGGATAAAACAGCACTATCAATTTCAGACAATAGTACTACTGCAAAATATGCCAGAGCGGGTGTTATTGATGTAATGTCAGGTGGAGCAGACCCAACAGGTGGGGCTACTTTGTGGGACGGTACAGATTTTTTAGCGTGGGGGTTGAAATCACCAAACGGAACGCCACAGAACAAATTTGAAGAATACAAAAGCATATCTATTTCAGGCGACATTTATAGTGATTTCCTAAATAGCCAATTAAGCAAGTACACAAGTGGGAAAGTAAGATATAGCGGTACTTACTATAACCTTCCTGCCGATGTATTTACAGATAAAGCTAGTTGGAACAAGGAAGGTAACTTCTTCTTCAATACGGAGAAAAGCGACCGTATGGATTAA
- a CDS encoding phage integrase N-terminal SAM-like domain-containing protein has protein sequence MKLKEYLQQEYSPTSINSYELMINRYILAMGDKAEKGTYTDVLDYIGLLREQNLHPKSLRNNLFAIKIYYRYLVVRKTQRPPLQIFIPERPNKPGHPSRKPLPQRNIRRTLRKPPKQKPGQSEQG, from the coding sequence ATGAAACTAAAGGAATATCTACAACAAGAGTACAGCCCTACATCCATCAACAGTTATGAACTGATGATAAACCGTTACATCTTGGCAATGGGAGACAAAGCAGAGAAAGGAACTTATACAGACGTGTTGGATTATATCGGATTATTGAGAGAACAAAATTTACATCCCAAATCACTTAGAAACAACCTGTTTGCAATCAAAATCTACTATCGGTATTTAGTAGTACGGAAAACGCAACGACCACCCTTGCAGATATTTATACCTGAAAGACCAAATAAACCGGGCCATCCAAGTAGAAAGCCTTTACCCCAAAGAAATATTAGAAGAACTTTACGAAAACCACCAAAGCAAAAACCCGGACAATCAGAACAGGGATAA
- a CDS encoding tyrosine-type recombinase/integrase → MKLKEYLQQEHSPTSINSYELMINRYILAMGDKAEKGTYTDVLDYIGLLREQNLHPKSLRNNLFAIKIYYRYLVATGKRNDHPCRYLYLKDQINRAIQVESLYPKEILEELYENHQSKNPDNQNRDKIIISLLIYQALAVLEISQLKTTDIDLENGIIRIKGNVKNKGRTLSLKPNQILLFHNYLKHDYKRYHRRQKPSKRKDYFLLNDEGLQLWQSGINRMINKERDQQEKLIPLKIRQSVIAHLLKENNDVRIVQEFAGHRRATSTEAYKQTGLEELKSAIERLHPLQ, encoded by the coding sequence ATGAAACTAAAGGAATATCTACAACAAGAGCATAGCCCTACATCCATCAACAGTTATGAACTGATGATAAACCGTTACATCTTGGCAATGGGAGACAAAGCAGAGAAAGGAACTTATACAGACGTGTTGGATTATATCGGATTATTGAGAGAACAAAATTTACATCCCAAATCACTTAGAAACAACCTGTTTGCAATCAAAATCTACTATCGGTATTTAGTAGCTACAGGAAAACGCAACGACCACCCTTGCAGATATTTATACCTGAAAGACCAAATAAACCGAGCTATCCAAGTAGAAAGCCTTTACCCCAAAGAAATATTAGAAGAACTTTACGAAAACCACCAAAGCAAAAACCCGGACAATCAGAACAGGGATAAAATCATCATTAGTTTACTCATTTACCAAGCCTTGGCAGTCCTTGAAATCTCCCAACTCAAAACAACCGATATCGACCTTGAAAACGGAATCATCAGAATAAAAGGAAATGTAAAGAACAAAGGCAGAACACTAAGTTTAAAACCCAATCAAATACTACTGTTCCACAACTATTTAAAGCACGATTACAAACGCTATCACCGCAGACAAAAGCCAAGTAAACGAAAGGATTATTTTTTGCTCAATGATGAAGGATTACAGCTTTGGCAAAGTGGCATCAACCGAATGATAAACAAAGAAAGAGACCAACAAGAAAAGTTAATCCCACTCAAAATAAGACAGTCCGTAATCGCTCATTTGCTCAAAGAAAACAATGACGTTAGAATAGTCCAGGAATTTGCAGGACACAGACGGGCGACCAGTACAGAAGCCTACAAACAAACAGGATTAGAAGAACTTAAATCAGCCATTGAAAGACTGCATCCACTCCAATAA
- a CDS encoding CHC2 zinc finger domain-containing protein yields the protein MTIQEIKDKLTLAMLLQDYGLKADKQARLKCPFHNDKTPSLQLYYKTQTAFCFSTNCNTHGKAIDVIDFILYYEKCSKHEAIKKAKNIIQPGTTTTQTTVPKQTNEKAMFLERMFTYFKNAVHNSKPAREYIESRNLDHKQIEIGYNGGQFHHGQRKDESLINDCLKYGLLLDLGLKSRTRRNRLQTLWQMVPVLRIEKPKPRNHRLIL from the coding sequence ATGACCATACAAGAGATAAAAGACAAGTTAACCCTTGCAATGCTCCTGCAAGATTACGGGCTGAAAGCCGATAAACAAGCAAGGTTAAAATGTCCGTTCCACAACGACAAAACCCCGAGCTTACAGCTTTACTACAAAACCCAAACAGCGTTTTGCTTCTCCACCAACTGCAACACCCACGGCAAAGCCATTGATGTAATCGACTTCATACTGTACTATGAGAAATGCAGCAAACACGAAGCAATCAAGAAGGCAAAAAACATCATCCAACCCGGAACAACCACCACCCAAACCACAGTACCAAAGCAGACCAATGAGAAAGCAATGTTCTTAGAAAGAATGTTTACCTACTTTAAAAATGCGGTGCACAACTCCAAACCAGCCCGGGAATACATCGAGAGCCGAAACCTTGACCACAAGCAAATAGAAATCGGTTACAATGGCGGGCAGTTCCACCACGGACAACGAAAAGATGAAAGCCTGATAAATGACTGTTTAAAATACGGTCTGCTCTTAGACTTGGGACTGAAATCAAGAACAAGGCGAAACCGCTTACAAACCCTTTGGCAAATGGTGCCTGTGCTTCGCATTGAGAAACCAAAACCACGAAATCACAGGCTTATACTTTAG
- a CDS encoding RHS repeat-associated core domain-containing protein — protein MGRQRLTYHVENPLLKVVYRADKAEQKSVQRFLSVDPLAEKYPSWSPYNYTMNNPVRYVDPTGMVVEDPIYGKNFWGNLKYLGDDGTNNGRVYFVSGQTKRDVKNATANGEFYSGDLSSSDEVSSIPSQMIFSVDQSLQSTLSSNKENGGHSTFSSFETTQWDEGPAVTNRDLGDGRREVKGSVQPFVVDGDKLDIDMSNLDVYYHIHPDTQGLGSSTPSNYSRNINGRNIRRGDIPYQADLERSGYNGNPFVVGARDNRVNFYNGRGSVMKVKYQQFKITLLSEFISHLRF, from the coding sequence ATGGGTCGCCAAAGACTAACATATCACGTTGAAAACCCACTGCTTAAAGTGGTGTATAGAGCCGACAAAGCGGAGCAAAAAAGCGTACAGAGGTTTTTAAGTGTTGACCCGTTAGCGGAGAAATACCCCTCATGGTCACCATACAACTATACAATGAATAATCCGGTAAGATATGTTGACCCTACGGGAATGGTTGTAGAAGATCCAATTTATGGTAAAAACTTTTGGGGTAATTTAAAATACTTAGGCGATGATGGCACGAATAATGGTCGGGTATATTTTGTAAGCGGTCAAACAAAAAGAGATGTTAAAAATGCGACTGCGAATGGCGAGTTTTATTCTGGTGATTTAAGTAGTTCTGATGAAGTTTCCTCTATACCATCCCAAATGATTTTTTCTGTGGATCAAAGCTTGCAATCTACCTTATCTTCAAATAAGGAAAATGGTGGACACAGCACTTTTTCAAGTTTTGAAACAACTCAATGGGATGAAGGACCTGCAGTAACCAATAGAGATTTAGGAGACGGAAGAAGAGAGGTTAAAGGAAGCGTCCAGCCTTTTGTTGTTGATGGCGATAAATTAGATATAGATATGAGCAATCTTGACGTTTATTACCATATTCATCCAGACACACAAGGTTTAGGAAGCTCAACACCCTCTAATTACAGTAGAAATATTAATGGTAGAAATATAAGAAGGGGTGATATTCCTTATCAGGCTGACTTAGAGCGTAGTGGTTACAATGGAAATCCATTTGTAGTTGGCGCTAGAGATAATCGTGTTAACTTTTATAATGGAAGAGGCTCAGTGATGAAAGTGAAATATCAGCAATTTAAAATAACTCTTTTATCTGAATTTATATCACATTTAAGATTTTGA
- a CDS encoding helix-turn-helix domain-containing protein — translation MDIAEQIKKVRKEKGLSQQEVADRLSMNRVQYNRIETGKSDPTMNILRGLSLFWKLMWLSFLKLIKTVQK, via the coding sequence ATGGACATTGCAGAACAAATAAAAAAGGTCAGGAAAGAAAAGGGACTTTCTCAGCAGGAAGTGGCAGACAGGCTTTCTATGAACCGGGTGCAGTATAACCGCATAGAAACAGGTAAAAGCGACCCCACAATGAATATTTTGCGCGGATTGTCGCTGTTTTGGAAATTAATGTGGTTGAGTTTTTTGAAGCTGATAAAGACGGTACAGAAGTAA
- a CDS encoding tyrosine-type recombinase/integrase, translated as MGRPSNIIVVTADYQKLAESFYQYQKRLGYVENSYKARFNYLNEFLQWLEQQGLLDITQIQAPEINRYYSYISSRPSKKDGGALSQKTTHSHMRIIRDLFEMLLRNGEIQINPCSTLNFPYPKISEERTVLDQDEIKELYQATETAQERAILSLAYGCGLRVGELVKCNIEDIRLREKILIVPQGKGNKRRVVPMSSGVGKDLANYYYNERDELTKGRDYKPNQNAFILHSRGGRMNKDTYNKHLKKLIERTGNLEMKEKQITVHSLRHSIATHLLEQGIAVEQVRMFLGHSQLETTQIYTHISKEQLKELVK; from the coding sequence ATGGGAAGACCTTCAAACATCATAGTAGTAACAGCAGATTACCAAAAATTAGCCGAAAGTTTTTACCAATACCAAAAGCGGTTGGGTTATGTAGAAAACAGCTACAAAGCACGATTTAATTACCTGAACGAGTTTTTACAATGGTTGGAGCAACAAGGCTTGTTGGATATTACCCAAATCCAAGCCCCGGAAATCAACCGCTATTACAGTTACATCAGTTCCCGACCAAGTAAAAAAGACGGAGGAGCATTAAGCCAAAAGACCACCCACAGTCATATGCGAATTATCCGGGATCTGTTTGAAATGCTTTTAAGAAACGGAGAAATACAAATCAATCCCTGCAGTACTTTAAACTTCCCTTATCCCAAAATCAGTGAAGAAAGAACCGTATTAGACCAGGACGAAATCAAAGAACTTTACCAAGCCACAGAAACAGCACAGGAACGAGCTATTTTAAGTTTAGCCTACGGATGCGGATTAAGAGTTGGAGAGTTGGTAAAATGCAATATTGAGGACATTAGATTAAGAGAAAAAATATTGATAGTGCCACAAGGCAAAGGCAATAAAAGAAGAGTGGTTCCAATGAGCAGCGGAGTAGGCAAAGACTTGGCAAACTATTATTACAACGAAAGGGACGAGCTGACCAAAGGACGGGATTACAAGCCCAATCAAAACGCATTTATCTTGCACTCCAGAGGTGGAAGAATGAACAAAGACACCTACAACAAGCACTTAAAAAAACTGATAGAAAGAACCGGAAACCTTGAAATGAAAGAAAAACAAATCACTGTTCACAGTCTCAGGCACTCGATAGCCACGCATCTTTTAGAACAAGGAATAGCAGTAGAACAAGTCAGAATGTTTTTAGGACACTCACAGCTTGAAACCACCCAAATCTATACCCACATCAGTAAAGAACAATTAAAAGAGTTGGTAAAATGA
- a CDS encoding type II toxin-antitoxin system RelE/ParE family toxin, with product MSYSIIPTHRFEKELKRLAKKFPSLKNEFAELIAEISENPEAGTFIGNNCYKIRLAIASKGKGKRGGARVVTHLYIATETVYLLTIYDKGEKTDLKPNELKEMIENLELD from the coding sequence ATGAGTTATAGCATTATTCCTACCCACCGTTTTGAAAAAGAACTAAAGCGATTAGCCAAAAAATTCCCTTCGCTTAAAAATGAATTTGCTGAACTGATTGCAGAGATTTCTGAAAACCCAGAAGCTGGTACTTTTATTGGCAATAACTGCTATAAAATCCGTCTGGCTATTGCTTCAAAGGGTAAAGGCAAAAGAGGCGGGGCAAGGGTGGTTACCCACTTGTACATAGCTACCGAAACAGTTTACCTGCTTACCATTTACGACAAGGGAGAAAAAACCGACCTAAAGCCTAACGAACTTAAAGAAATGATTGAAAATTTGGAACTTGACTAA
- a CDS encoding CHC2 zinc finger domain-containing protein has translation MQCSCKHYGLKADKQARLKCPFHNDKTPSLQLYYKTQTAFCFSTNCNTHGKAIDVIDFILYYEKCDKHEAIKKAKNIIQPGTTTTQTTVPKQTNEKAMFLERMFTYFKNAVHNSKPAREYIESRNLDHKQIEIGYNGGQFHHGQRKDESLINDCLKYGLLLDLGLKSRTGETAYKPFGKWCLCFALRNQNHEITGLYFRSTLANKDQRHFYLRDRSGLYPSYPKPETQKLILTESIIDATSLLQQEEIKSKYEILSLYGTNGLTEEHQTAIRKLKHLTEIIFFLNGDEPGNKAVAKYAPMLKGEYPNLKITSAAVPKNEDVNSLLQVHSPEILTHLIETRKEVDFILSNGGEPPQADIFLSNENQMKEKSTITEEPEPTRSKAPITGLDTNNPYNLKYKGNEAAYQIKGFRTDQPDSLKTTVQTIAEASDITLKLDLYEYKQVESSCKLIAGKLGLRKDAIEADLMQLTSLLEQ, from the coding sequence TTGCAATGCTCCTGCAAGCATTACGGGCTGAAAGCCGATAAACAAGCAAGGTTAAAATGTCCGTTCCACAACGACAAAACCCCGAGCTTACAGCTTTACTACAAAACCCAAACAGCGTTTTGCTTCTCCACCAACTGCAACACCCACGGCAAAGCCATTGATGTAATCGACTTCATACTGTACTATGAGAAATGCGACAAACACGAAGCAATCAAGAAGGCAAAAAACATCATCCAACCCGGAACAACCACCACCCAAACCACAGTACCAAAGCAGACCAATGAGAAAGCAATGTTCTTAGAAAGAATGTTTACCTACTTTAAAAATGCGGTGCACAACTCCAAACCAGCCCGGGAATACATCGAGAGCCGAAACCTTGACCACAAGCAAATAGAAATCGGTTACAATGGCGGGCAGTTCCACCACGGACAACGAAAAGATGAAAGCCTGATAAATGACTGTTTAAAATACGGTCTGCTCTTAGACTTGGGACTGAAATCAAGAACAGGCGAAACCGCTTACAAACCCTTTGGCAAATGGTGCCTGTGCTTCGCATTGAGAAACCAAAACCACGAAATCACAGGCTTATACTTTAGAAGCACTTTAGCCAACAAAGACCAACGGCACTTTTATTTACGGGACAGGAGCGGACTATATCCAAGCTATCCCAAACCTGAAACCCAAAAGCTGATATTGACCGAAAGCATCATTGATGCGACTTCACTATTGCAACAGGAAGAAATCAAAAGCAAGTATGAAATCCTCTCACTCTACGGAACCAACGGACTAACAGAAGAACACCAAACAGCCATCCGAAAACTGAAACACCTAACGGAAATCATCTTCTTTTTAAACGGTGATGAACCGGGAAACAAAGCAGTAGCCAAATATGCCCCAATGCTTAAAGGAGAATATCCCAACCTAAAAATTACAAGTGCAGCAGTTCCGAAAAACGAAGATGTAAACAGCCTTTTGCAAGTGCACAGCCCCGAAATATTAACCCACTTAATAGAAACAAGAAAAGAAGTAGATTTTATTCTTTCAAATGGCGGTGAGCCACCGCAGGCAGATATTTTTCTTTCAAATGAAAATCAAATGAAAGAAAAAAGCACAATAACTGAAGAACCAGAACCAACCAGATCCAAAGCACCGATAACCGGACTTGACACCAACAACCCCTACAATCTCAAATACAAAGGCAATGAAGCCGCTTACCAAATCAAAGGCTTTAGGACAGACCAGCCGGACAGCCTGAAAACCACGGTACAGACCATAGCAGAAGCAAGCGACATTACATTAAAACTCGACCTGTACGAATACAAGCAAGTGGAAAGCTCCTGCAAACTCATAGCGGGAAAATTAGGACTGCGGAAAGACGCCATAGAAGCCGATTTAATGCAACTCACAAGCCTTTTAGAACAATAG